The Methanothermobacter sp. CaT2 DNA window CCAACCCGGCAGTCGTTGCAGAATCCGCCATTGAAGGGGTAATAAGCGCCCCTCAACAGGAGGCAGGAAATGGATGTTAATGTCATGGAGGAGATTGAACGTATTGAGAGGCTCATAGGGAAACTCTCAAACACCCAGAAGATACTGCTCTCAACAGACGGCTCGGTAACAAGGATACTTGACGTTCTGCGGGGAACAGTGACCATAAGGACCCTCAAACAGGAATTCATACCCTGCAACCAGGAAATAGCAGATAAGCTCAACATCTCCATGGGAGACCCTGTGAACTACAGGGTTGTTGTCATAGGAAACAGGGAGCCCCTCATACATGCAGTATCATACATCCCCCTCTCAAGGCTCGACGATGGGTTCAGGGAGGATCTCATAAGGGCCGATGTACCCATAGGGAGGATCCTGAAGAAGCATAACATAGAGTCAAGGAGGGAGATAGAGGTCCTTGACATTGAGAACCCGAACCCCCAGCTGAGGGAGATCTTCGGGACAGACTCCCCGATGCTCACAAGGACCTACAATATCATCCATGAAGGTGAGGTTCTCATAAGGATAAAGGAGACCTTCCCCTTCGAATGGTTCAGGGAGGAGTTTTAGAGATTCACCGGGTGTTCATATGGGAGTTAAACTCAGGGATGTTGTATCACCCCGCAGGATACGCCTTGAGGACCTTAGGGGAAGAACAGTTGCAGTCGATGCAGCCAACACACTCTACCAGTTCCTATCAAGCATAAGGCAGAGGGATGGAACACCCCTCATGGATTCCAGGGGTAGAGTAACATCACACCTCAGCGGCATACTCTACAGGACGGCCGCGGTCATGGAGATGGAGATAAGGGTCATATATGTCTTCGATGGAAGGTCCCATCACCTCAAGGGCGAGACCGTGAGCAGGAGGGCTGATATCCGGAAGAAATCTGAGGTTGAGTGGAAGAGGGCCCTTGAGGAGGGGGACATTGACAGGGCGAGAAAATATGCTGTAAGGTCCGCAAGGATGTCCTCAGAAATACTGGAGAGTTCAAAGAGGCTCCTGGAACTTCTGGGAATACCCTATGTACAGGCACCCGGTGAGGGGGAGGCTCAGGCATCATACATGGTTAAGATGGGCGATGCATGGGCCGTGGCATCCCAGGACTATGACTGTCTCCTTTTCGGCGCCCCAAGGGTTGTAAGGAACCTCACCCTCAGCGGAAAACTTGAGGACCCCGAGATCATTGAACTGGAGTCCACCCTCAGGGAACTCTCAATCAGCCACACACAGCTCGTGGATATGGCACTACTCGTCGGGACTGACTTCAATGAGGGTGTAAAGGGGATAGGCGCAAGGAGGGGACTCAAACTCATCAGGGAGAAGGGCGACATTTTCAACGTCATCAGGGACCTTGAAGCTGACATAGGTGGCGACCCCCAGGTCCTCAGGGGGATATTTCTGGAGCCAGAGGTTTCAGAGGACTATGAGATCAGGTGGAGAAAACCTGACGTGGAAGGTGTTATCGAGTTCCTTTGCACTGAACACGGCTTTTCAGAGGACCGTGTGAGGGCGGCGCTTAAAAAATTTGAGGGTGCATCCTCCACCCAGAAGAGCCTGGAGGACTGGTTCTGAAAGCATTAATTTTTATGAAGCACCCCACTTCATGACCTCATCGAGGCCTGGTTCATCAAGGAATCCCCTTTTTCTGCAGAATTCAGTGAGCCGCCTGTAGGAGGGGTGGGCTGAGAGTGTCCGGCTATCCCCTATTATTATGAGCTTGCGTCGGGCACGGGTGAGTGAAACGTTTAGACGCCTTAAATCCTTCAGAAACCCTATACTGCCATTCCTATTGCTTCTGACCATTGAGATTATTATAACATCCTTCTCACGTCCCTGGAATCCGTCAACACTGTTCACCTCGACATCTATCATGGATGAGATGAGGTCCACCTGGTCATCGTAGGGGGTTATTATACCGATCTCCTCAGGTTTAACACCCATCCTCATGAGTGAACGGGAGATTATAACTGCAAGGTCCGCTTCAAGGGGGTTCTGTATTGAGGTTGAACCCTTTAGCCTGCGCTCACAGCCATCCAGTCCTGAAGTGTCAATGAAGAGGACGGGGTCGGGATCTGCGAGTTTCTGGCAGATATCTGAGTCAGGGACATCCTCGATGATATCCCTGATGGATATACCCTCAAGGGATGGATGGGCCCTTATCCTCCCATCATAGAATTCACGGTTGGGGAACTCCATTATGGCCGGGTGCATGCGGTACTGGCACTTCAGCATCCTGGACCTGCCCGGGTGGCGTTCGATAAGTTCTTCAAAGAGTGTCCTCTCAAGTTCGGATGCATCTCTGCTGAGTATTGTGGGTGGAAGCTGCCTGTGATCCCCTGCCAGTATGAATCTTGGTGCCCTTGCAAGGGGTATGAGTATGCTTGGTATTGTGGCCTGGGATGCTTCATCGACGATGGCGACATCGAACCTTAAGCCATCTATGTACTCGAGGGCTGCAGATGAGTTGGTTGAAAGGACAACCTGGCTCTCCCGGAGTATCCTGTCAGCGATTCTCATCTCTGCCTCCTGAAGCTTACTGTGGAGGTCATCTATCCTCTGGTTTGTCTCTATCCAGCGGGCCATTGAGATCATGACGTTGGGTGAGATGCCCCTTGCACCCCTCCTCTTTGTGGCGTTGATGAGTATCTGGGTGTCACTGAGGCCCCTCCTGATCTGTGGGGTGGGTTTCTGGTGCCTCTCACGTTCCTCTATGAGTTCATCGATCTTCTCCTGGTATTCCTGGACTTTCCTGTATTCAGGGTGGTTTTCAATTTTATAGGCAAGGGTCTCCATCAGGTTTTCCCTTGAAACCCTCTGGGGGTGTCCCAGGCGGACGCATTTAACATGACCTGCAATTCCCTCAAGGAGGTTATCAACTGCTGCGTTGCTCTCGGCGGTTACAAGGACCCGGCTGCCCCTCATGACCTCCTGCCTTATTAGCTCATGGAGGGTGCGGGTTTTACCGGTTCCAAAGGGGCCGTGTATGAGAAAAAAATCCTCTGATCCAAGGGCCATCCTGATGGCATCCCTCTGTGATTCGTTGAGTTCCGGGTCCACAGCCTGGAAATCAAGCCCATCAACCCCATCTGAAGGTTTTTCTGTACCACAGAGGAAACCCAGGACCCTGAGAACGTTTCTGGTTGGGGATTTGAGGTTGTCAATCATTCTCTGAAAGGTCACATCATTGGCATAGAGGTCTATCCTCACATTTTTGAGGGCCCATCCAGGAACATGTTCAAGGGCAACAACCAGGAATCTCTTACCCTTCATTGCAACGGTACCTGTCAGGTCGCTCCTGAGGGGGTTTCCCCTACTTATAAGGACGAGGTCACCCACGGATATCTGGGTGTCTATGGGGTCACGTCTTCCGTACTTGACAAGGTGAAATCCCAGCTCCCTCCCGGTTATCTTACCGTTCAATCCATTCACAGCCCTTCCAGCCCTCTCGCGCTGTCGGGGGGAAAGCCTCCTTATCTCATTCATCATGGCGCTTATTTCGGCTTCCCTCTCCATTTCAACAAGTCTTATGAGCCTCTTTATATATGATTTCAGCCTGCTGATTCTCTCACCCTCTCCGGATCTTTATAGACTCTCAGAAGATCATATGCTGAAGGGGTACCATGTCCATTCTGGATTTCAGGGATTTTAGTCCAGGATCCTCTATCAGAATGGCGGGTACTCCCCGAAGAACTCCCGGGCATATCTTCTCGCGGTTTCAACCTGCACAGGATACCTGCCTTCAAGGCGAAGTTCAAGTTCTTCCCTGGTTTCCGAGGATGCAACCGTCCTGAGGAATTCCACATAGACATCAAGACTCCTGTCTGATCCACCATCCAGACATGGCATCTCAACTGTGAGACAGATATCATCACGTTTGAAGAGCTTCTTACGTATATGTGGAGACACCGATCCTATAAGCACACCCTCTTCAAGTTCTATGAGTGGAGGAACACCCTCAGATGACTTCCTTGACGGATCTGTGAGCTTATCATAGTTTTCCCTGCGGTAGCAGTGGGCCTCAAGGTAGGTTGATGGCCGGTACTTCTCTATGAGTCTGAGTATCTCCCTCCCCTGGGGGCTCCTGTAGTAGTCAGGGTTGAGGGTGCTGATGTAGGGAGTGGGGTTGCAGCTGTATATTATCAGCCTGCCATTATCTATGTCATTGAAACCCAGTCTTCTGAGGGCCCTTATGGTGGTGAGACCCTCCCTTCCATGCACACCACCCACAAATAACCTTACAGGGCCATCCCCCTTATCTATCAACCTGAAAAATCCCAATATGGTCACCTGCAGATAGATCAGGTTCCTTCTTCCCAGTTTTCAAGGTAGAGTCTCTGTTTTTCTGTGAGTTCATCGATCTCAATGCCCATGGCATCGAGTTTCATCCGGGCAACCATCAGGTCTATCTCATCGGGTGCCCGGTAGACTCCAGGGTCTGGTTTCTCCTGGAGGAGGTGTCTTGCTGATAGTGCCTGCATTGCAAAGCTCATATCCATTATCTCTGCAGGATGACCCTGGCCACGCTCGGATGCAAGGTTCACAAGCCTGCCCTCAGCCAGAAGGTATATTTTACGTCCATCAGGCATTATGAACACTTCGATGTCCTCCTTAACCTTTCCTGTCTCCCTTGAGAGCTCTTCAAGGGCCTCCCGGTTTATCTCAACGTTGAAGTGGCCGGAGTTCGCCATGACACAGCCATCCTTCATGTTCATGAATTCGGATTCAGAAACCACGTCTGTGTTCCCGGTGGCTGTTATGAGTATATCGGCCTCCTTAACAGCATCTGAAACCTTCATAACCCTGAAACCATCCATACGTGCTTCAAGAGCTCTTATGGGATCCACTTCGGTCACTATTACACTGGCTCCAAGTCCCTCAGCCCTCATGGCTATACCGCGACCGCACCACCCGTATCCGCAGACCACGACGGTCTTCCCGGCTATCAGCATGTTGGTGGTCCCCATTATGGAGTCAAAGGTTGACTGTCCGGTACCGTAGCGGTTGTCAAAGAGGTACTTGGTGTAGGCGTCGTTCACCGCCATCACAGGGAATTTGAGGGCTCCGTCGGCTGCCATTGCCCTCAACCGGTTTATACCAGTGGTTGTCTCTTCACAGGCACCTATTATCCCATCAAGGAGCTCCGGCCTCTCCCGGTGGACAAGGAATATCATGTCTGCACCATCGTCTATGAGGATTTCAGGTTCATGGTCCAGGACGCGGTGTATGTTCTCATAGTATTCCTCGTTTGTCTCCCCACGCCACCCGTAAATGTTGAGTCCCATCTTCGCCCCCGCGGCTGTGGCGTCGTCCTGGGTTGATAGGGGGTTGCATCCGGTCATGGCGACCTCTGCACCGCCTGCCTGGAGTGTGAGACCAAGGTTTATGGTCTTTGGTTCGAGGTGAAGGCATGATCCTATGGTAACTCCTTTGAATGGTTTCTCCTCTGAGAAGTCACTTTTTATCCTTTCAAGTACAGGCATGTGTTCCTGAACCCATCTGATCTTTTTTTCGCCCTGAGGGGCTAGTGAAATATCTTTAACTTTATATGGCATTGCATCACCCGGTTAACATCTTGGAGTTCCTTGTCTGTAGATAATAGGTTGTGGGTCATCACTTAAAAATAGTTAATGGACTTTTCTGGGATGCTAATGTCAGACCATCACAGCACATCCTGTTGACCACCCTCAGAGACCATTAATGTTGGTAAATTTAGGAGAGTTTTAGCTTCATTACCATATTTTGCCATTGTTTTCATGGATTCGGATGTTCAGGACTATTATAAGCATTAGGGCCTCTGGGTTGGTATAGTTATTGGTCGCCGGAGCATGATTCCCATCTGATTATAATGAAATCGAGAAAAATCTAGACAGTGGATACCCATATCATGATTTTGATGATAAGAACCATCTCGTCATCGAGGCAAAGCATCATCCACCCCAATCTGACCAATCCCACTCTATGCACTAACACGTGTAATAACAGTTAACGGGAAAAAATAGAAAAATCCTATAACGTGGAATCCCACTGCTTCTTCTGATTACAGTTCCAGACCAGCCAAATGAGATTTCTACAGAAATAAAAAAATTTATTGAGGAGTTAGTGGTACTGGACCTGCTCCTCTACGCCGCCCTTTGGTTTTACTTTCTCCATGGCCTCAAGGAAGTACTTCATTGAGACCTCCTCGGCGTCCATGTTATCCCTGAGGGTCAGCATGGCGGCTTCTCTGCATACAGCCTCAATGTCTGCACCGACGTATCCCTCAGTTTTCTCTGCAAGTTTTTCAAGATCAACGTCATCTGCAAGGGGCATGTCCTTTGTGTGGACCCTGAATATTGCGAGCCTTGCCTCCTTATCTGGATCCTCAACCTTGACGTGCCTGTCGAATCTTCCAGGCCTGAGGAGTGCGGGGTCGAGGATGTCGGGCCTGTTTGTCGCGGCTATAACCGCCACATCCTGCAGCTCTTCAAGTCCATCGATCTCTGTGAGCAGCTGGTTGACCACCCTCTGGGTTACGCCGGAGTCGGCGGTGCTTCCACTCCTCACTGAGGCTATTGAGTCTATCTCATCGAAGAATATCACTGTGGGAGCTGTCTGACGTGCTTTTCTGAAAACTTCACGCACACCCTTCTCTGATTCACCGACCCACTTTGACAGGAGCTCCGGACCCTTAACCGCTATGAAGTTTGCCTGGCTCTCATTGGCAACGGCCTTTGCCAGGAGTGTTTTACCGGTACCCGGTGATCCGTGCAGGAGAATACCCTTTGGCGGTCTGATTCCGAACTTCTTGAATCTGTCGGGGTACTTGAGGGGCCACTCAACAGCCTCCCTCAGCTCCTGCTTTGCGCCCTCCAGGCCTCCTATGTCGTCCCATGAAACGTTGGGGACCTGTACCAGGACCTCCCTGAGGGCTGATGGCTGTATCTCCTTGAGGGCGTCCTTGAAGTCGGCCCTTGTTACCACCATCTTCTTGAGGACCTCCTTGGGTATCTCCTCATCAGCCTTTATCTCCGGGAGCACCCTCCTCAGGACCCTCATGGCGGATTCCTTACAGAGTGACTCAAGGTCTGCACCCACAAATCCATGGGTTATCTCTGCCAGTTCATCGAGGTCAACGTCATCTGCAAGGGGCATCCCCCTGGTGTGTATCTGGAGTATCTCCTTCCTTTCCTCCCTGTCAGGGACTCCTATCTCGATTTCCCTGTCAAAGCGGCCCGGCCTTCTGAGTGCAGGGTCAAGGGCGTCGGGTCTGTTGGTTGCACCTATGACAACAACCTGGCCCCTGCTCTTGAGGCCGTCCATCAGGGTGAGGAGCTGGGCAACGATCCTCCTTTCAACCTCTCCACTCACGTCTTCCCTTTTGGGTGCTATGGCGTCTATCTCATCGATGAATATGATTGATGGAGCGTTCTCTTCTGCTTCCTCGAAGAATTCCCTGAGCCTCTCCTCGGATCCCCCGACGTATTTGCTCATTATCTCGGGTCCGTTGATGGCTATGAAGTGGGCGTCGCTCTCGTTGGCAACGGCCTTCGCCAGTAGCGTTTTACCCGTCCCCGGTGGTCCGTGCATGAGGACACCCTTTGGTGGTGTTATTCCAAGCCTTTCGAAGAGTTCCGGTCTCTTGAGGGGGATCTCTATCATTTCCCGGACCTTTTTGACCTCCTCCTTGAGGCCCCCGATGTCCTCGTAGGTGACGTCAACGAGGTTCTTGACGCCCTCGAGTTTGCTGACGTCCACGGGTTTTTGCTGCATCTCGACCTGTGTTGAGGGTGTTACACGCACAACACCTGCGGGACTTGTTGATACGACGGCCAGTTTGATCTCTCCGAGGGGTGATATGTCCATGAAGTCCCTGAAGAACTCGTCGAAGAGTCCGCCGCCGGATATATGCTGTCTGATACCTGATACTATTATGTCTCCCTTAACAAGTACCCTGTTGAGGAATGCTGATCTTATGTCCCCCCTTATTATGACCTCCTGGTCCACTGGGGCCAGAACGACCTTCTGGGCGTCCTTAACGTCGGCCCTTCTGACTGTCACCTCTTCGCCTATGGATGCGCCGGCGTTTTTACGGAGGTATCCATCTATCCTTATTATTCCGAGTCCTATGTCGGACTGTGATGATACTACAGTTGCAGCTGTCAGTTTTTTGCCCTCTATTTCAATTATGTCTCCATCTGAAAGACCCAGTTTTTCCATGCATGCAGGGTCCACACGGGCTATTCCCCTCCCGACGTCCTGCTGGGCCAGGGCCTCTGCAACCTTTAATTTTATCTCTTTTTTTGTCATACAACCCACCTCTTTATGATTATTATTATGATTTCGGTTGATATTTAATTTAACGGAATATTTTAGTAAATTTAGGTTACTATAATACATGTACGGGTAATCATATATAAATGTTTCGGTAAAGTTTATATACTATTAGATGGATTTTGTGCGATGTGGTATTAAACAGAGTTACACAGAAAGGGTCAGGATCACCTTATTGAGGCACCGATACCCCTCAGAACACCCAGAATCTCCTCATAACACTCCCTGTCAAACACCCTCACTCTGAGGGTTAAGCTGAAATGATCAGGGGGTATCTGGGGCCCACGGTAAAGGTCAACAATTTTCACATCAACCACACACTCAAGCAGACCAATCAGGTGTGCTATGACCTCTGGATCCACGGAATCAGAAAAAACAGCAGATACATCATAGACCCTCAGATCAAGGTTTTCAACCTTCCAGCGGCGGAGTTCCTCCTCTGACAGCACCCTGATATTGGAGATCTTGAACTTCATGACCCTCTTACCGGACCTCAGCATGGCATAGTCAGGTGTAACAGACTCAAGTACACCAACATGCACCCTGCCTGAATAGATGTGCTTGATGCCAATCTCCTGACCAACAGAGTTCCTCAGCACAATCAGTTCCTGATTAAGTGCCTCTATGGCCTTATCTGATCTTCCAAGTGATGCCTCCACATCATCTATGTTCTTGGCTGCAAGGCCCATCCCTGCCACAAAGTCATCCATCCGCCCATCCCTCAGCATCTCGTTTAGCCTGGTAGCAGTTCTCAGGAAACAATCACGCATCTCCTGCCCGTAGGTGTTGTGGGTCTGGATCGAATAGGCAAGGTAGGGGTTCTGGGCCACTATCCTGGCTATCGTATCTATCATAAGGTTGTAGATTGGGCTTGCAAACTTACGGGACTCCCTTATGTCAACACCCTCAGCCTCCAGTGTGGCTGCTATGCTTATGTAGGCGAAGTGTGTGAGGACCTGAACAACACTCATCATACGGTCATGGGTGGATGGGTCGGTGACTATCACACGGGCCTTTCTCTCCTCAAGGAACCGGATCACATCATCAAGCCAGGGGTTATCCCCGGAGGGTGTTAGGACGACGACCTGCCCCTCAAGGGATGATACACGGGGTCCAAACATTGGATGGGCCGGGATGTAGTGGGCGCCCCTGGCTATGAACCTCTCCATGACCCTGGCCGGCTCCTCCTTGACTGAGGTCACATCCATGAGGAGTCCACCCTCCCTTACATGGGGCGCAACCTCCCTGAGGACATCCGAGGTCACCTCTATCGGGACGGATACAACCACAACATCGGCCAGTGAGGCAGCCCTCACATTGTCACGGCAGTACTCCGCACCTATCCTTCCGGCGGCTGATCTGCCAGTATCAGGGTCCCTCCCGGTGATTATGACCCTGAGGCCCTCCTTCCTCAGGAACCTGGCTATCCAGTATCCAAGTCCACGGGTACCCCCTATGATGCTGATAATCATCTTACCTACCGTTTCATTATCCATGACATCAAGTACTCACAGCCTATCCACATCATTTCTGAAGGCCTTAACAGCTATGTAACCTCCGATACTTCCAAGGAGGAGGCTGATGGCACATACAATCAAGAATCCCACTGACAGACTGAACACATCAGGTCCAACAAGTCCAGCGATTCTTCCAGGCATCTCTGGCCCGAATATCATCCCGGAGGCAAAGCTGAGAACAGCAAGTAGGAGGGATGCGGTACCCCCCTCCCCTGCGCTTCTCCTATCTGGCCTTGTGAGGTAGGTTGCCAGAAAGCCGGTGAAGGTGTAAACAAACAGTCCATCGATGAAGAAGAGCATCACAAACCCGGCGATTATACTGAGGAAGATTGCAGTTCCAGATCCATAGTCACCCATCACATTACACTCCGAAGCCTTCCATGAGAATACTCCTAGTTTTATAATAGCATTCTTATATATTATCATTAACTCCGCCAATGATTTTTCAGGGTGAATCCATGAGGATAGTTGAAGAGGATGAGAAGAACGGTGTCATTGAACTCGTACCCGAAACCCTTGATGATCTCTGGCACCTCTCACACATAATAGAGGAGGGAGACCTCCTATCAGCCAGGACCACGAGGAGGATACAGGATACCAGTGGAGAGAAGATAAGAAGTGACAGGGGAGTTAAAAAGACATTTTACCTTGGGATAAGGGTGGAAACTGTCAGCTTCCACATCTACACCGGTAGACTGAGGGCCACCGGCGTTATAGAGAGAGGCC harbors:
- a CDS encoding chorismate pyruvate-lyase family protein, translating into MDVNVMEEIERIERLIGKLSNTQKILLSTDGSVTRILDVLRGTVTIRTLKQEFIPCNQEIADKLNISMGDPVNYRVVVIGNREPLIHAVSYIPLSRLDDGFREDLIRADVPIGRILKKHNIESRREIEVLDIENPNPQLREIFGTDSPMLTRTYNIIHEGEVLIRIKETFPFEWFREEF
- a CDS encoding IGHMBP2 family helicase, which gives rise to MEREAEISAMMNEIRRLSPRQRERAGRAVNGLNGKITGRELGFHLVKYGRRDPIDTQISVGDLVLISRGNPLRSDLTGTVAMKGKRFLVVALEHVPGWALKNVRIDLYANDVTFQRMIDNLKSPTRNVLRVLGFLCGTEKPSDGVDGLDFQAVDPELNESQRDAIRMALGSEDFFLIHGPFGTGKTRTLHELIRQEVMRGSRVLVTAESNAAVDNLLEGIAGHVKCVRLGHPQRVSRENLMETLAYKIENHPEYRKVQEYQEKIDELIEERERHQKPTPQIRRGLSDTQILINATKRRGARGISPNVMISMARWIETNQRIDDLHSKLQEAEMRIADRILRESQVVLSTNSSAALEYIDGLRFDVAIVDEASQATIPSILIPLARAPRFILAGDHRQLPPTILSRDASELERTLFEELIERHPGRSRMLKCQYRMHPAIMEFPNREFYDGRIRAHPSLEGISIRDIIEDVPDSDICQKLADPDPVLFIDTSGLDGCERRLKGSTSIQNPLEADLAVIISRSLMRMGVKPEEIGIITPYDDQVDLISSMIDVEVNSVDGFQGREKDVIIISMVRSNRNGSIGFLKDLRRLNVSLTRARRKLIIIGDSRTLSAHPSYRRLTEFCRKRGFLDEPGLDEVMKWGAS
- the ahcY gene encoding adenosylhomocysteinase is translated as MPYKVKDISLAPQGEKKIRWVQEHMPVLERIKSDFSEEKPFKGVTIGSCLHLEPKTINLGLTLQAGGAEVAMTGCNPLSTQDDATAAGAKMGLNIYGWRGETNEEYYENIHRVLDHEPEILIDDGADMIFLVHRERPELLDGIIGACEETTTGINRLRAMAADGALKFPVMAVNDAYTKYLFDNRYGTGQSTFDSIMGTTNMLIAGKTVVVCGYGWCGRGIAMRAEGLGASVIVTEVDPIRALEARMDGFRVMKVSDAVKEADILITATGNTDVVSESEFMNMKDGCVMANSGHFNVEINREALEELSRETGKVKEDIEVFIMPDGRKIYLLAEGRLVNLASERGQGHPAEIMDMSFAMQALSARHLLQEKPDPGVYRAPDEIDLMVARMKLDAMGIEIDELTEKQRLYLENWEEGT
- the fen gene encoding flap endonuclease-1, whose translation is MGVKLRDVVSPRRIRLEDLRGRTVAVDAANTLYQFLSSIRQRDGTPLMDSRGRVTSHLSGILYRTAAVMEMEIRVIYVFDGRSHHLKGETVSRRADIRKKSEVEWKRALEEGDIDRARKYAVRSARMSSEILESSKRLLELLGIPYVQAPGEGEAQASYMVKMGDAWAVASQDYDCLLFGAPRVVRNLTLSGKLEDPEIIELESTLRELSISHTQLVDMALLVGTDFNEGVKGIGARRGLKLIREKGDIFNVIRDLEADIGGDPQVLRGIFLEPEVSEDYEIRWRKPDVEGVIEFLCTEHGFSEDRVRAALKKFEGASSTQKSLEDWF
- a CDS encoding CDC48 family AAA ATPase, giving the protein MTKKEIKLKVAEALAQQDVGRGIARVDPACMEKLGLSDGDIIEIEGKKLTAATVVSSQSDIGLGIIRIDGYLRKNAGASIGEEVTVRRADVKDAQKVVLAPVDQEVIIRGDIRSAFLNRVLVKGDIIVSGIRQHISGGGLFDEFFRDFMDISPLGEIKLAVVSTSPAGVVRVTPSTQVEMQQKPVDVSKLEGVKNLVDVTYEDIGGLKEEVKKVREMIEIPLKRPELFERLGITPPKGVLMHGPPGTGKTLLAKAVANESDAHFIAINGPEIMSKYVGGSEERLREFFEEAEENAPSIIFIDEIDAIAPKREDVSGEVERRIVAQLLTLMDGLKSRGQVVVIGATNRPDALDPALRRPGRFDREIEIGVPDREERKEILQIHTRGMPLADDVDLDELAEITHGFVGADLESLCKESAMRVLRRVLPEIKADEEIPKEVLKKMVVTRADFKDALKEIQPSALREVLVQVPNVSWDDIGGLEGAKQELREAVEWPLKYPDRFKKFGIRPPKGILLHGSPGTGKTLLAKAVANESQANFIAVKGPELLSKWVGESEKGVREVFRKARQTAPTVIFFDEIDSIASVRSGSTADSGVTQRVVNQLLTEIDGLEELQDVAVIAATNRPDILDPALLRPGRFDRHVKVEDPDKEARLAIFRVHTKDMPLADDVDLEKLAEKTEGYVGADIEAVCREAAMLTLRDNMDAEEVSMKYFLEAMEKVKPKGGVEEQVQYH
- a CDS encoding prephenate dehydrogenase produces the protein MDNETVGKMIISIIGGTRGLGYWIARFLRKEGLRVIITGRDPDTGRSAAGRIGAEYCRDNVRAASLADVVVVSVPIEVTSDVLREVAPHVREGGLLMDVTSVKEEPARVMERFIARGAHYIPAHPMFGPRVSSLEGQVVVLTPSGDNPWLDDVIRFLEERKARVIVTDPSTHDRMMSVVQVLTHFAYISIAATLEAEGVDIRESRKFASPIYNLMIDTIARIVAQNPYLAYSIQTHNTYGQEMRDCFLRTATRLNEMLRDGRMDDFVAGMGLAAKNIDDVEASLGRSDKAIEALNQELIVLRNSVGQEIGIKHIYSGRVHVGVLESVTPDYAMLRSGKRVMKFKISNIRVLSEEELRRWKVENLDLRVYDVSAVFSDSVDPEVIAHLIGLLECVVDVKIVDLYRGPQIPPDHFSLTLRVRVFDRECYEEILGVLRGIGASIR
- a CDS encoding DUF2119 domain-containing protein is translated as MTILGFFRLIDKGDGPVRLFVGGVHGREGLTTIRALRRLGFNDIDNGRLIIYSCNPTPYISTLNPDYYRSPQGREILRLIEKYRPSTYLEAHCYRRENYDKLTDPSRKSSEGVPPLIELEEGVLIGSVSPHIRKKLFKRDDICLTVEMPCLDGGSDRSLDVYVEFLRTVASSETREELELRLEGRYPVQVETARRYAREFFGEYPPF